A part of Amyelois transitella isolate CPQ chromosome 12, ilAmyTran1.1, whole genome shotgun sequence genomic DNA contains:
- the LOC106142541 gene encoding uncharacterized protein LOC106142541: MATVFDSPFIRQRINRLRQRDLDFEEDQRFGRCDCTSYSYFVLSMVLFSVGTVITVLALGGADGYILTNLGHMWLVGPIFICSGMMVAVKSMLYLRRKSVIQMLLHRRALIRDMAAMPAEQAYSGQVPRTASSATLPPSYDALIANAATSKPQPSSSEPPPPTYDEAMCLIHDEKAHIRQNEASSKQETSNHLSEIDNSKP, translated from the exons ATGGCCACCGTTTTTGATAGCCCTTTTATTAGACAACGTATTAATCGGCTAAGACAACGAGACTTAGATTTTGAAGAGGACCAAAGATTTGGGCGATGTGACTGTACGAGTTACTCGTATTTTGTACTTTCGATGGTTCTGTTTTCTGTCGGTACTGTAATTACAGTATTGGCGTTAGGAGGTGCTGATGGTTATATTCTTACTAATTTGGGACACATGTGGCTTGTAGGGCCTATATTTATATGCTCTGGAATGATGGTAGCAGTGAAAAGTATGTTATACTTACGAAGAAAAAGTGTTATTCAGATGCTGTTACATCGTCGTGCTTTAATAAGA GATATGGCTGCTATGCCGGCGGAACAAGCATATAGTGGCCAGGTGCCAAGGACAGCTTCCAGTGCCACCCTCCCCCCATCGTACGACGCTCTTATAGCCAATGCAGCCACAAGTAAACCCCAGCCTTCTAGCTCAGAACCTCCGCCACCTACATATGATGAAGCAATGTGCCTCATTCACGATGAAAAAGCCCACATCAGACAAAATGAGGCAAGCTCTAAACAAGAGACAAGTAACCATTTGTCTGAAATTGACAACAGTAAACCATGA
- the LOC106142542 gene encoding GPI inositol-deacylase — MKVLKVINSSVFQIISVLFVAGYLLGVLNLHFSDKNNYCVMTYMFEFPQFVEISVPENIDNPQYGLYAYSEGRLTEMTRKMWFNGVPVLFLPGNSGSHMQARSLASVALRKALARDYDYHFDFFTIKYNEELSGLFGGVLQRQTEYASACITKILSLYKSNKYTKMVPTSVILIGHSMGGVIAKRLLAYPSTLNTTSIAITLAAPLQAPVINFDMEMNHYYLRMNMEWEANITVDENMRDKKLLLSFGSGPRDVLIPSWLTTSNESDIGALTTSVPGVWVSTDHVSIVWCKQLVMAINRYLFSIVEPHTKQIKVEKNELKKMAKHFFKANRSMFLSPDIVRPDVTMLMDAFWYEDNRRIYQVSRPEIEKTTYLMIRLVTFPQNRFVAVEAVNVDDKDWIFGCSAKYTHNTYRYCKQATSLAELSRWTGAATNFGKRKLATVHLHRLKDDFPDWTHVVVKVSPTRKPVVLNVDINDHASRQITVSLPSYFSFGKSVIKAETEKDSLYYELILTNFNVIHEAYLLYVEPTANCKAIQYHVSAELSVPWGQNQEYYHYFTQSKLSPMKLRLFMSNPNVTLGLEAQEHPKITLLLDPQCTFTISISTSWYHRLGQMVRYYTPVLLPYMAAIVLLAARSNILHVIEHGSCQSIHMALMSEGVKPYYALVYARLATMALVAIPFLSFITETASHNNQELQYFVRSLVVLPTYMTALGLLNIAAAATVIVMVFSSQLAHRLLFRIVWRGGSGLAERVASALQKIPVLVSIVLVSAAPLSCGAASMMAGAAFYAFMLSKMYEEYLEDYAYKLMAKVASRICRMFKSKKTVSTNNESESSLIKTSSNDDVSTDIKAIEDNKEKSEKRDEISQIKDSSNNDNEKTESEKAIVVNSVEKGQGESVPKCDEIEDKKIEAEEIIDDNLNNLNFHMMLFFMWIVVTIVNLPVLMTWARNFKYSMELKPDTSLHTGMALASCSSFIWQMEGPRKNLKNYEAMAHALFTMAVCILVLGPFSLTFVNYGVTFMVILITVQQMFDSEDKPPGEETDIEDAPNDANAEQKNEINSDKNETEENVNSKPNAKDKDDENAPSEENNKKKGLNANDDASTSDDCDVCNESRIYNVFKNLREKFSFNDEL, encoded by the exons ATGAAGGTCCTTAAAGTGATAAATTCGAGTGTCTTTCAAATAATATCAGTTTTATTTGTTGCGGGTTATCTCCTTGGTGTTTTAAATCTGCATTtcagtgataaaaataattattgtgtaATGACTTACATGTTTGAATTTCCCCAATTTGTG gAAATTTCAGTGccagaaaatattgataatccTCAATATGGACTTTATGCTTACAGTGAGGGAAGGTTGACTGAAATGACTAGGAAAATGTG GTTTAACGGGGTACCTGTTCTATTCCTACCTGGGAACTCTGGTAGTCACATGCAGGCCCGGTCTCTGGCATCTGTGGCTCTTCGAAAAGCCCTAGCTCGTGATTATGATtatcattttgatttttttacaa taAAGTACAATGAGGAACTTTCGGGATTGTTTGGTGGAGTATTGCAGAGACAAACTGAATATGCATCAGCCTGCATTACCAAGATTTTGAGCTTATACAAGAGCAATAAGTATACTAAAATGGTGCCAACTTCTGTGATTCTCATTGGCCATTCAATG GGTGGTGTAATTGCTAAAAGGCTCTTAGCATATCCAAGTACCTTAAATACCACATCAATAGCAATCACATTAGCAGCACCTCTTCAGGCTCCAGTAATAAACTTTGACATGGAAATGAATCATTATTACCTACGGATGAACATGGAATGGGAGGCTAACATTACTGTAGATGAAAACATGAGAGATAAAAAGCTTTTGCTAAGTTTTGGAAGTGGTCCGCGAGATGTATTGATCCCTTCTTGGTTGACAACATCCAATGAAAGTGACATTGGAGCtctt acaacATCCGTGCCCGGAGTTTGGGTGTCAACAGACCATGTTAGCATAGTGTGGTGCAAACAACTAGTTATGGCGATCAATAGATATTTGTTTTCCATAGTTGAACCACATACGAAACAAATCAAAGTAGAGAAAAATGAGCTAAAGAAAATGGCAAAGCATTTTTTTAAG gccAATCGGTCAATGTTCCTAAGTCCAGATATAGTGAGACCTGATGTGACCATGCTTATGGATGCTTTCTGGTACGAAGATAATAGACGAATTTACCAGGTGTCCAGACCAGAGATTGAAAA GACCACCTATTTGATGATAAGACTTGTGACTTTCCCGCAAAATCGGTTCGTAGCGGTAGAAGCGGTAAACGTGGATGACAAAGACTGGATATTTGGATGTAGTGCCAAGTACACGCACAACACTTATAGATATTG TAAACAAGCAACTTCATTAGCCGAGCTGAGCCGCTGGACTGGTGCTGCCACCAACTTCGGGAAACGAAAACTAGCGACAGTACACCTTCATAGGTTGAAAGATGACTTTCCTGATTGGACCCACGTGGTCGTTAAAGTATCGCCAACTAGGAAACCG gTAGTTTTAAACGTAGATATAAATGATCATGCATCAAGACAGATCACCGTAAGCCTACCCTCATATTTCTCGTTTGGAAAGTCAGTTATAAAGGCGGAGACAGAAAAGGACAGTCTATATTACGAATTAATTCTGACGAATTTCAATGTGATCCACGAGGCCTACCTACTTTATGTAGAACCTACGGCTAATTGCAAAGCAATACAGTATCATGTATCGGCTGAATTGAGTGTGCCTTGGGGGCAGAATCAAgagtattatcattattttac CCAATCCAAACTGTCTCCAATGAAGCTGAGGTTATTCATGAGCAATCCTAATGTTACGTTAGGATTGGAAGCGCAGGAGCATccgaaaataactttattgttGGATCCTCAATGCACTTTTACTATTAG CATTTCTACCTCCTGGTACCACCGTCTCGGGCAAATGGTGAGATACTACACGCCGGTGCTACTTCCGTACATGGCAGCCATAGTGTTGTTAGCTGCTAGAAGTAACATCCTCCATGTCATTGAACACGGATCCTGCCAGTCGATCCATATGGCGTTGATGAGCGAGGGAGTGAAGCCTTACTACGCGCTCGTTTACGCGAGATTGGCGACTATGGCTTTGGT gGCTATCCcgtttttatcatttatcacCGAGACTGCCAGTCACAATAACCAAGAGTTGCAATATTTCGTACGTTCGCTCGTAGTGTTGCCAACTTATATGACCGCGCTTGGACTATTGAACATTGCGGCCGCTGCAACCGTTATTGTGATGGTGTTTTCATCACAGTTAGCTCATCGATTATTATTTAG AATAGTGTGGCGGGGCGGTAGTGGTCTAGCCGAGCGAGTGGCGTCTGCACTCCAGAAGATTCCTGTGTTGGTGAGCATCGTGCTCGTGTCTGCCGCGCCGCTTTCTTGTGGCGCCGCGTCCATGATGGCCGGCGCTGCCTTCTACGCGTTTATG ttgtcAAAAATGTACGAAGAGTACCTAGAAGACTACGCGTACAAATTGATGGCCAAAGTTGCATCAAGAATATGCAGAATGTTCAAATCTAAAAAGACTGTTAGCACAAATAATGAATCTGAATCTAGTCTTATAAAAACTTCTTCAAATGATGATGTTTCAACGGATATTAAAGCAATAGAAGacaataaagagaaaagtgagaaaagagatgaaatTAGTCAGATAAAGGACAGTTCTAACAATGATAATGAAAAAACAGAGAGTGAAAAAGCTATAGTAGTAAATAGTGTAGAAAAAGGCCAAGGAGAATCTGTGCCAAAAtgtgatgaaattgaagataaAAAGATAGAAGCTGAAGAAATTATAGATGATAATTTGAACAACTTGAATTTCCATATGATGTTATTCTTCATGTGGATTGTTGTAACAATAGTGAATTTGCCAGTGCTGATGACGTGGGCTAGAAATTTCAA GTACTCAATGGAATTGAAACCAGATACATCTTTACATACCGGCATGGCACTTGCGTCTTGTTCAAGTTTTATATGGCAGATGGAAGGACCAAGAAAGaattt AAAAAATTATGAGGCAATGGCACATGCACTGTTCACAATGGCTGTGTGTATATTAGTGTTGGGACCATTTTCTCTAACCTTCGTCAATTATGGTGTTACATTTATGGTCATCCTCATAACTGTACAACAAATGTTTGATAGTGAAGACAAACCACCAGGTGAAGAAACAGATATAGAAGATGCTCCAAATGATGCCAATGCAGaacaaaaaaatgaaattaatagtGACAAGAATGAAACTGAAGAGAATGTGAACAGTAAACCAAATGCTAAAGACAAAGATGATGAAAACGCGCCTagtgaagaaaataataaaaaaaaaggtttgaaTGCTAATGATGACGCAAGCACCAGTGATGATTGTGATGTGTGCAACGAAAGTAGGATatacaatgtttttaaaaatcttagaGAGAAGTTTAGTTTCAATGATGAGTTATAA
- the LOC106142543 gene encoding UDP-N-acetylglucosamine transferase subunit ALG14 homolog gives MSIYEISILISTVLCLILLRVLYVLLKIYTTKCDLQSSHDGLRTILCLGSGGHTTELLRLVKSLNCKKYNPRLYIIANNDKSSEVKMHSSEISQKDYSFTKIPRSRNVKQSYSSSVLSTLHAFTRIIPIVYGFKPDIIFCNGPGTCVPLCVVAFVLRCLFLIDCRIVFVESVCRVRTLSLTGKILQLFADIFVVQWPQLRNDCFRAKYFGRLT, from the coding sequence atgtcCATTTATGAAATCAGTATCCTGATATCTACTGTATTATGCCTAATTTTACTAAGAGTACTTTATGTACTATTAAAGATTTACACTACAAAGTGCGACTTACAAAGTTCCCATGATGGATTAAGAACTATCTTGTGCCTTGGTTCTGGAGGGCATACAACTGAATTGCTTAGACTAGTTAAAAGTTTAAACTGTAAGAAGTATAACCCACGACTTTATATCATAGCTAATAATGATAAAAGCAGTGAAGTGAAAATGCATTCGAGTGAGATCAGTCAGAAAGATTACTCTTTTACGAAAATTCCAAGAAGCAGGAATGTGAAACAGTCATATTCTTCTTCAGTGTTAAGCACACTTCATGCATTTACTCGGATTATTCCAATTGTGTATGGATTCAAACCAGACATTATATTTTGCAATGGTCCAGGAACCTGTGTGCCACTTTGTGTTGTGGCCTTTGTTTTGAGATGTTTATTCTTAATAGACTGCAGAATTGTATTTGTTGAAAGTGTTTGTCGGGTAAGGACATTATCGCTCActggaaaaatattacaattatttgcAGATATATTTGTTGTACAATGGCCTCAACTAAGAAATGATTGTTTTAGAGCTAAATACTTTGGTAGATTAACATAG
- the LOC106142544 gene encoding signal peptidase complex subunit 1, which produces MDFFTSIPTHIDYVGQAKAEKLYRAIITLFSIVGFVWGYIVQQFSQSVYILGAGFILAAILTLPPWPMYRRNPLNWQNPRNADEKPAGKKGKK; this is translated from the coding sequence ATGGACTTTTTCACATCAATTCCGACCCACATTGACTACGTCGGCCAAGCAAAAGCTGAGAAGCTGTACCGAGCTATCATAACCCTTTTCAGTATTGTTGGATTCGTTTGGGGTTACATAGTTCAGCAATTCTCTCAATCTGTGTACATTCTTGGGGCCGGTTTTATTCTAGCTGCAATCCTGACACTTCCTCCCTGGCCCATGTATCGACGTAATCCTCTGAATTGGCAAAATCCAAGAAATGCTGACGAGAAACCCGCAGGCAAGAAAGGCAAGAAATAG